A DNA window from Nitrospira sp. contains the following coding sequences:
- a CDS encoding putative Toxin RelE2 (Evidence 3 : Putative function from multiple computational evidences; MaGe:77307758) gives MAQVRWSLTAGTDLQDIENFIARDSILHAVTFVDHIAESAETLRKTPHIGRIVPEFNRPDLREVIFRSYRIVYLVQNDGVVILRVIHSSRDLQALIRREPWDIGG, from the coding sequence ATGGCGCAAGTCCGCTGGTCGCTGACCGCCGGCACCGATCTTCAGGATATCGAAAACTTTATCGCCCGCGATTCCATTCTCCATGCGGTCACGTTCGTCGATCACATTGCGGAATCCGCTGAAACGCTCCGCAAGACTCCCCACATCGGACGCATCGTGCCTGAGTTCAACCGCCCAGACCTACGTGAAGTGATCTTCAGAAGTTACCGCATCGTGTACCTCGTACAAAACGACGGAGTCGTTATACTTCGAGTTATACACAGCTCGCGAGATCTGCAAGCGCTCATCCGCCGAGAACCTTGGGACATCGGAGGCTAG
- a CDS encoding RNA 2',3'-cyclic phosphodiesterase (MaGe:77307753), producing the protein MIRAFLAVELSQDVRSRIALAQQSLKAALARELPRAVRLSWVQPASIHLTVKFLGDMDEQVIEPLREALAEAVHDYRALAIPLERLGAFPSLQSPRVLWVGPSEQWQQGDEAKRLAALHQSVETYCDALGFAMDGRPLSPHLTLARIKAGWREFGQALTKSGVLDQSLSLGALAVDSVALMKSELNPTGSVYTKLWDVRLSGS; encoded by the coding sequence ATGATTCGAGCTTTTCTGGCTGTCGAGTTGTCACAGGATGTACGAAGCCGGATCGCATTGGCCCAGCAAAGTCTGAAAGCCGCTCTCGCGCGCGAACTCCCGAGAGCGGTCCGCCTCTCGTGGGTGCAACCGGCCTCAATCCATCTCACGGTCAAATTTCTCGGCGACATGGATGAGCAGGTCATCGAACCGCTGCGCGAAGCGCTTGCCGAGGCCGTACATGATTATCGAGCGCTGGCTATTCCGCTCGAACGGCTCGGAGCTTTTCCCTCTTTGCAATCTCCGCGCGTCCTTTGGGTGGGCCCATCGGAACAATGGCAGCAGGGCGACGAAGCGAAGCGACTGGCTGCGCTTCATCAATCGGTCGAAACTTATTGCGATGCATTAGGCTTTGCGATGGACGGCAGACCCTTGAGTCCGCATCTGACGCTGGCCAGGATCAAAGCGGGCTGGCGCGAGTTCGGCCAGGCCTTGACCAAGAGTGGCGTACTGGACCAGTCGCTCTCATTGGGCGCGCTGGCGGTGGATTCGGTCGCCTTGATGAAGAGCGAATTGAACCCAACCGGGTCAGTCTATACGAAGCTATGGGATGTGCGGCTGAGTGGAAGCTGA
- a CDS encoding hypothetical protein (Evidence 5 : Unknown function; MaGe:77307760), with amino-acid sequence MKKENRKATDDLRLEYTRSDFGKLVRGKYAARLVAGTTVIVLEPDQRMSTKSLTSDATSLDFCAFRA; translated from the coding sequence ATGAAAAAAGAAAATCGTAAAGCAACTGACGACCTACGGCTGGAATATACGCGTTCGGACTTCGGCAAGCTCGTGCGCGGGAAATATGCCGCTCGCCTCGTAGCGGGAACAACCGTCATCGTCCTCGAACCCGACCAGCGCATGAGCACAAAGAGTTTGACCAGCGACGCGACCAGCCTTGATTTTTGTGCCTTCCGGGCATAG
- a CDS encoding hypothetical protein (Evidence 4 : Unknown function but conserved in other organisms; MaGe:77307748), which yields MPSTMASPLTAELIQDVIANLPIQGRIVLRLLLLQHLDVTHEEILFMVSDRPDPRCVSGTKPITTMTEESISAMISRRDEYRRRARLRRERTTLQCLALSTLAATAERLIDRTSALLTARGISAEAVANLKAQARVAVPGPALRVLEERWDKDDLSAEEYQNYRLAIEMQTHIRMAERFKTRLALAERERQTSDQTTLLDHEIGHIWGIPAGTLAARKVKFLTQYLKALQAALSGTPSTPNTVPPLDLWKDTLATLARTPIQRSIATYDGLEQTESALIEKLTTYVLGALPENIEVKFWNSLVYGASSQAMHSENTRTLFGLQRLISIQQDTDTSPEALDEELLKRTAPRAKLDADALDGSSEPKMVITDHQKQILHNFIGEDASGRASDKW from the coding sequence ATGCCTTCAACAATGGCTTCTCCCCTCACCGCCGAGCTGATCCAAGACGTGATTGCAAACCTGCCGATCCAGGGCCGTATCGTGCTCCGTCTGCTGCTCCTCCAACACCTGGACGTCACACACGAAGAAATCCTCTTCATGGTCTCGGACCGCCCCGATCCCCGTTGCGTATCCGGCACAAAACCCATTACCACGATGACTGAAGAATCGATATCCGCCATGATCAGCCGGCGAGATGAATATCGCCGCCGAGCGAGACTCCGCCGTGAGCGGACGACCCTGCAATGCCTGGCCCTTTCTACTCTCGCGGCGACCGCTGAGAGACTGATCGACCGAACCTCAGCCCTGCTGACTGCCCGCGGCATATCCGCGGAGGCAGTCGCCAATCTGAAAGCCCAGGCCCGCGTGGCCGTCCCCGGCCCCGCGCTGCGCGTGCTGGAAGAACGATGGGATAAGGACGACCTTTCAGCGGAGGAATACCAGAACTACCGGCTGGCAATTGAAATGCAAACGCACATTCGTATGGCCGAGCGCTTCAAAACAAGGCTCGCGCTGGCCGAACGCGAGCGGCAGACCTCCGACCAGACCACCTTGCTGGACCATGAGATCGGTCATATCTGGGGTATTCCCGCCGGCACGCTAGCCGCCCGTAAGGTAAAATTTCTCACGCAATACCTGAAGGCACTCCAAGCCGCCTTGTCCGGCACGCCATCCACTCCCAACACGGTCCCACCGCTAGATCTGTGGAAAGATACCTTGGCGACACTCGCGCGCACGCCGATTCAACGCTCCATCGCCACCTATGACGGCCTGGAACAAACCGAGTCCGCCTTGATCGAAAAACTCACGACCTATGTCCTCGGCGCCTTGCCGGAAAATATCGAGGTCAAGTTTTGGAACTCGCTGGTCTACGGGGCCAGCTCCCAAGCAATGCACAGCGAAAATACCCGCACCCTCTTCGGGCTGCAACGGCTCATCTCCATTCAACAGGACACCGATACCAGTCCTGAGGCGCTCGATGAAGAGCTGTTGAAGCGAACGGCTCCACGGGCAAAACTCGACGCCGACGCCCTTGACGGTTCCTCTGAGCCGAAGATGGTCATCACCGACCATCAAAAGCAAATCCTGCACAACTTTATCGGAGAAGACGCCAGCGGCAGAGCATCGGATAAATGGTAG
- a CDS encoding conserved exported protein of unknown function (Evidence 4 : Unknown function but conserved in other organisms; MaGe:77307751): protein MNWLMSGCLLFTVSSAIPAMAIESQPTPEQIHAALDAGAAAITQGRAPDSFYLRFGAADELHPSGFLITKIEALSVMASHMAFRGGGPSDIEVAKIVETKTMLVSVVIFGDTPGFARESYIVFDQAGRTIKPVTVRFDGQANRSAAWPERPRFKAKVVAWFGYDDFDPKAKTTITVFPASGGAESFTLDFADIQ from the coding sequence ATGAACTGGCTGATGAGCGGCTGCCTCTTGTTCACGGTCTCCAGTGCCATTCCTGCCATGGCGATTGAAAGCCAGCCGACTCCCGAACAGATTCACGCCGCGCTCGATGCCGGCGCCGCGGCGATCACGCAGGGCCGGGCGCCGGATTCGTTTTACCTGCGGTTCGGCGCCGCCGATGAACTGCATCCGAGCGGATTTCTCATTACCAAGATCGAGGCGCTGTCCGTCATGGCGAGTCATATGGCGTTTCGAGGGGGAGGGCCCAGCGACATCGAAGTGGCCAAAATCGTGGAGACGAAGACGATGTTGGTCAGTGTTGTGATCTTCGGGGATACGCCCGGGTTTGCCCGAGAGAGCTACATCGTCTTCGATCAAGCTGGCCGTACAATCAAGCCGGTCACCGTTCGATTCGATGGGCAGGCGAACCGCAGCGCCGCCTGGCCGGAACGGCCTCGTTTTAAGGCGAAAGTGGTCGCCTGGTTCGGTTACGACGATTTCGATCCCAAGGCGAAGACGACGATCACCGTATTTCCCGCGTCCGGCGGCGCGGAGAGTTTCACTCTCGATTTTGCCGATATTCAATAG
- a CDS encoding hypothetical protein (Evidence 4 : Unknown function but conserved in other organisms; MaGe:77307749), with translation MADTTALYALRFPDGSVSLYIDEHYAKDRGVDPSKLVKIEIPREMFINGSVQEVREYVALYLESHQQQAGNA, from the coding sequence ATGGCCGATACTACCGCCCTCTATGCACTCCGATTCCCCGACGGATCGGTCAGCCTGTACATCGACGAGCACTACGCCAAAGATCGCGGGGTCGATCCATCTAAACTGGTCAAGATCGAAATTCCTCGGGAGATGTTCATTAACGGCAGCGTGCAGGAAGTTCGCGAATACGTGGCGCTGTACTTGGAATCGCACCAGCAGCAAGCCGGGAACGCCTAA
- a CDS encoding Endolytic murein transglycosylase (MaGe:77307765) gives MLVLAAALAGVAAYLTMKWAEAPVVAEAEHLPSKVVIIAEGSTFQHVAGLLERERLIKSRSAFVLLGKARAADRKIRPGEYELNPSMAPADILAKLLAGRVVLHAVTIPEGYTMVQIADVLAQHRISDRAEFLHLAKDKSFIQTLGVSAETLEGYLYPDTYRFPRPVPAKEVIRTMVERLNQVVTPEWQARAKEIQWSMHQVLTLASVIEKETGSGEERPQISSVFHNRLQKKIPLQSDPTVIYGLPNYDGNIHKKDLSHPSPYNTYRWAGLPPGPIASPGAQAIKAALYPAVSAYLYFVSKNDGTHQFSATLTEHNKAVDKYQKQYFSRAHRGKT, from the coding sequence GTGCTCGTCCTCGCCGCCGCTCTCGCCGGAGTGGCCGCTTATCTGACGATGAAATGGGCTGAGGCTCCGGTCGTCGCCGAAGCCGAGCACCTGCCATCCAAAGTCGTCATCATTGCCGAAGGTTCCACCTTTCAACATGTCGCGGGATTGCTTGAGCGTGAACGGCTCATTAAAAGCCGCTCGGCATTTGTGTTGCTTGGCAAAGCCCGTGCGGCAGACCGGAAGATTCGTCCCGGTGAATATGAGCTGAATCCATCGATGGCTCCGGCCGACATTCTGGCCAAGTTGCTGGCTGGGCGGGTGGTTCTGCATGCGGTCACGATTCCCGAAGGCTATACCATGGTGCAGATCGCCGATGTGCTCGCGCAGCACCGAATCTCGGATCGCGCCGAGTTCCTGCATCTGGCGAAGGACAAGAGCTTTATCCAGACGCTCGGGGTTTCAGCCGAGACGTTGGAAGGGTACCTGTATCCCGATACCTACCGGTTTCCCAGGCCAGTGCCGGCCAAAGAGGTGATCCGGACGATGGTGGAACGGCTCAATCAAGTTGTCACGCCGGAGTGGCAGGCCCGGGCGAAGGAGATTCAGTGGTCGATGCATCAAGTCTTGACGCTGGCGTCGGTCATTGAAAAGGAAACCGGCTCCGGTGAGGAGCGGCCGCAAATTTCGTCGGTGTTTCACAACCGGCTGCAGAAGAAGATCCCGCTTCAGAGCGACCCGACCGTGATCTATGGGTTGCCGAATTACGATGGTAATATCCATAAAAAGGATCTCTCGCATCCCAGCCCCTATAATACCTATCGGTGGGCGGGGTTGCCGCCGGGGCCGATCGCCAGTCCTGGGGCGCAGGCCATCAAGGCCGCGCTCTATCCAGCAGTATCGGCGTATCTGTATTTTGTGTCGAAGAACGATGGAACGCATCAGTTTTCCGCCACGTTGACGGAACACAATAAGGCCGTCGATAAATACCAAAAGCAATATTTCTCCCGCGCCCATCGCGGCAAAACGTAG
- a CDS encoding hypothetical protein (Evidence 4 : Unknown function but conserved in other organisms; MaGe:77307755), producing the protein MTATDTFAIEMQDLERRFATAAAADSDVYLPNFTPSAPVDVIFVAMEPSLGRWARTPSEAASRVAAGFRNFMWSPEDFILHYAARRTFIPRGWTYHITDVSKGAMTVAKANEDRPERYARWLTLLRDELALVAKSNAKIVAIGKKVLALLSQNTTNRNLSSVMHYSPLASRQRERAVAGREPEFDAFAQDMSMKDIIIVADEVMHGHGVPPVLVTETVGRLRKTTLTTSRKKLAFIYTTALAALPNRP; encoded by the coding sequence ATGACTGCCACTGATACCTTCGCCATAGAAATGCAAGACCTGGAGAGAAGGTTCGCAACGGCAGCAGCGGCCGACAGCGACGTCTATCTTCCGAACTTCACGCCATCTGCTCCTGTCGATGTCATCTTCGTCGCGATGGAGCCATCCCTCGGGCGCTGGGCACGGACACCCTCTGAGGCAGCCTCAAGAGTCGCAGCCGGCTTCCGAAACTTCATGTGGTCCCCGGAGGACTTCATCCTCCACTATGCTGCTCGAAGGACGTTCATACCACGGGGTTGGACATACCACATTACTGACGTGTCTAAGGGGGCTATGACCGTTGCCAAAGCAAATGAGGATCGTCCGGAGAGATACGCGCGTTGGCTGACTCTTCTTCGCGACGAACTGGCACTCGTCGCAAAATCGAACGCGAAGATAGTAGCGATAGGCAAGAAGGTGCTAGCTCTTCTCTCTCAGAATACGACGAATCGTAACCTCTCGTCGGTCATGCACTACTCGCCACTGGCGAGCCGACAGCGAGAACGCGCCGTCGCTGGTCGCGAGCCCGAATTTGATGCGTTTGCCCAAGATATGTCGATGAAGGACATCATCATCGTCGCCGATGAGGTCATGCACGGGCACGGTGTTCCGCCCGTTTTGGTGACCGAGACGGTCGGTCGTCTTCGGAAAACTACATTAACGACATCGCGCAAGAAGCTGGCGTTTATCTATACGACCGCTCTCGCAGCCCTGCCAAATAGACCATGA
- a CDS encoding hypothetical protein (Evidence 5 : Unknown function; MaGe:77307757) has protein sequence MAAAVLCSSCPAYATAKHGGCRLLASDVPRFSADERLQISRAVYNSKYNDSVVLYEVHDAVTSEDHFT, from the coding sequence TTGGCGGCCGCGGTTCTCTGTTCCAGTTGTCCCGCGTATGCGACAGCGAAGCATGGCGGCTGCCGTCTGCTAGCCTCCGATGTCCCAAGGTTCTCGGCGGATGAGCGCTTGCAGATCTCGCGAGCTGTGTATAACTCGAAGTATAACGACTCCGTCGTTTTGTACGAGGTACACGATGCGGTAACTTCTGAAGATCACTTCACGTAG
- a CDS encoding Putative pre-16S rRNA nuclease (Evidence 3 : Putative function from multiple computational evidences; MaGe:77307764): MPHWKRYLVWSNPPFSGKLMPSRILALDHGTKRIGVALSDELGWTAQPLETYERQTLDLDIAHILDLVKSHDVAKVLLGLPLRLNGEEGLAVQAVHQFLERLAEALPVPVVTWDERLTTKDAEELLIAADVGWKKRKGLVDRIAAAILLQSYLEAQSPAPVHGHLTETEEGKEGIESNAIHHEAAGRPYEVARDSHRARPRRRSRRSGRLSDDEMG; this comes from the coding sequence ATGCCGCATTGGAAAAGGTATTTGGTCTGGTCGAATCCGCCCTTCAGCGGTAAACTCATGCCTAGCCGTATTCTTGCACTGGATCACGGCACCAAGCGGATCGGCGTCGCACTGAGCGATGAGTTGGGCTGGACCGCGCAGCCGCTGGAAACCTACGAGCGACAGACGCTGGATCTGGACATCGCCCATATCCTGGATTTGGTCAAGAGTCACGACGTCGCGAAAGTGTTATTGGGGCTTCCGCTGCGGTTGAACGGCGAAGAAGGTCTGGCGGTGCAGGCGGTGCATCAGTTTCTGGAGCGGCTGGCGGAGGCGCTGCCGGTGCCGGTAGTGACTTGGGATGAACGGCTGACGACCAAGGATGCGGAAGAACTGCTGATCGCCGCCGATGTCGGGTGGAAGAAGCGCAAAGGCCTGGTCGATCGCATTGCCGCCGCCATTCTCTTGCAGAGTTACCTGGAGGCTCAATCGCCCGCTCCGGTTCACGGTCATCTGACGGAGACCGAAGAAGGGAAGGAAGGGATCGAGTCGAACGCCATCCACCATGAAGCAGCCGGGCGCCCTTATGAAGTTGCGCGTGATTCTCATCGTGCTCGTCCTCGCCGCCGCTCTCGCCGGAGTGGCCGCTTATCTGACGATGAAATGGGCTGA
- a CDS encoding Chlorite dismutase (MaGe:77307750) encodes MPSPEQTAPAQPPKRQFVNFTFYKVDPAWRRLPEAERTKGKQEFLKAVEEYAGRVLVVAYSAVGIRGDCDIMLWRISYELELFQEMTTKILASGLGQYITTPYSYLAMTKRSIYVDNHTHEGQESKRLTVVPGKGKYIFVYPFLKTREWFLLTKAARQGMMDEHIEVGHRFPSVKLNTTYSFGLDDQEWVVAFESDKPEDFLDLVMALRETEGSRYTLRDTPIFTCIRKTVKETLDTLGG; translated from the coding sequence ATGCCGAGTCCTGAACAAACCGCACCAGCGCAGCCACCGAAGCGGCAATTCGTCAATTTCACATTTTATAAAGTCGACCCGGCCTGGCGGCGGCTTCCCGAAGCCGAGCGCACCAAGGGGAAGCAGGAGTTTCTCAAAGCCGTAGAAGAGTATGCCGGTCGCGTGCTCGTGGTCGCCTACTCTGCCGTCGGCATCCGCGGCGATTGCGACATCATGCTCTGGCGCATCAGCTACGAGCTGGAACTGTTCCAGGAAATGACCACGAAGATTCTCGCGTCAGGACTGGGCCAGTACATCACGACCCCCTACTCCTACCTGGCGATGACCAAGCGTTCGATCTACGTGGACAACCATACCCACGAAGGCCAAGAGAGCAAGCGCCTAACGGTCGTCCCCGGAAAGGGCAAATACATTTTCGTGTACCCGTTCCTCAAGACCCGCGAGTGGTTCTTGCTGACGAAGGCGGCTCGCCAGGGCATGATGGACGAACATATTGAAGTCGGCCACCGCTTCCCCTCCGTCAAGCTGAACACGACCTACTCGTTCGGGCTCGACGACCAGGAATGGGTGGTGGCGTTTGAAAGCGATAAGCCGGAAGATTTCCTCGACCTCGTCATGGCCTTGCGTGAAACCGAAGGATCGCGTTACACGTTACGCGACACTCCGATCTTCACCTGCATTCGCAAGACCGTGAAGGAAACGCTCGATACGCTCGGCGGATAA
- a CDS encoding Putative competence-damage inducible protein (Evidence 3 : Putative function from multiple computational evidences; MaGe:77307752) encodes MPIARSTHRSVIAETIAIGSELLVGGRSDSNSLFITEALGRLGIEVRFKSIVGDDLADMVQVLKTAVSRAGVVIMTGGLGPTVDDCTREAVVKATGRRLARRKAALEGMTARLAQWGRRPNKGQLRQAMIPAGATVLANPVGSAPGFAIEWKGATIVALPGVPREMEAMMADSVVPLLADRLARAIKVRPQPITRLVFHTWGLPEADVDAKLHGLIPKHTAIDLGLLASPMGVLVSLTTKSGVARPVSDDLLSSLAQNVRVKLSDCLFAEGRETMEEVVGRLLAAQRLTVAVAESCTGGLIGHRLTQVPGSSAYVDRGAITYSNQSKSEMLGVPEALIAKHGAVSAEVAAAMAKGIRERAGVSVGLSVTGIAGPGGATATKPVGLVYIGLDGGAGHVLTKEFRFHGDRSVIKQRSSQAALNLLRLWLIDRDQA; translated from the coding sequence ATGCCTATTGCTCGGTCCACTCATCGTTCGGTGATCGCTGAAACCATTGCCATTGGGTCTGAGCTCTTAGTCGGTGGACGATCCGACAGCAACTCGCTCTTTATTACCGAAGCGCTAGGACGGCTGGGGATCGAAGTCCGCTTCAAATCCATTGTCGGGGATGACCTGGCCGATATGGTGCAGGTGTTGAAGACGGCCGTGAGCCGGGCAGGCGTGGTCATCATGACCGGCGGGCTTGGTCCCACGGTGGACGATTGCACGAGAGAAGCCGTGGTGAAGGCCACCGGGCGGAGGCTCGCTCGTCGAAAAGCGGCGCTTGAGGGGATGACGGCGCGTCTGGCTCAGTGGGGACGGCGGCCGAACAAGGGGCAGCTGCGGCAGGCGATGATTCCCGCCGGCGCGACGGTGCTCGCGAATCCGGTCGGCTCCGCGCCGGGCTTTGCCATCGAGTGGAAAGGCGCGACGATTGTGGCGCTTCCCGGTGTGCCGCGCGAGATGGAAGCGATGATGGCGGACTCGGTCGTTCCGCTTCTAGCCGATCGACTTGCTCGCGCCATAAAAGTCCGTCCGCAACCGATTACTCGTCTCGTTTTTCATACCTGGGGGCTGCCGGAGGCGGATGTCGATGCCAAGTTGCATGGGCTGATTCCAAAACATACGGCTATCGATCTGGGGCTGCTGGCGTCGCCGATGGGTGTACTGGTGTCGTTGACAACCAAGTCAGGCGTCGCGCGGCCGGTTTCGGACGATCTGCTGTCGTCCCTGGCGCAGAACGTGCGCGTCAAGCTCAGCGACTGCCTCTTTGCCGAAGGGCGCGAGACGATGGAGGAAGTGGTGGGCCGGTTGTTGGCGGCGCAGCGACTGACGGTGGCTGTCGCGGAATCCTGCACCGGCGGGCTCATCGGCCATCGCCTCACGCAGGTGCCCGGTTCGTCGGCCTATGTCGATCGCGGGGCGATCACCTATAGCAATCAGTCGAAGAGCGAAATGCTGGGAGTGCCTGAAGCGCTCATCGCCAAACATGGTGCGGTGAGTGCAGAAGTTGCCGCGGCGATGGCCAAGGGAATTCGCGAGCGAGCCGGCGTCTCAGTCGGGCTGAGCGTGACTGGCATTGCCGGGCCGGGCGGGGCGACCGCTACCAAGCCAGTTGGGTTGGTCTATATCGGACTCGACGGCGGGGCAGGGCATGTGCTCACAAAAGAATTTCGCTTTCACGGCGACCGGTCGGTCATCAAGCAGCGGTCGTCGCAGGCCGCGCTCAATCTTCTGCGTCTGTGGTTGATCGACCGGGATCAGGCATGA
- a CDS encoding Regulatory protein RecX (MaGe:77307762), giving the protein MHLAVRYLARWDRTVAQVEQFLLSKGASTSRAKQVIGRLSDLRYLDDRAYAERWIESRLARQPMGRERLLAELLGKGIQEALAEKAVQDAFCGIDEEALARRALKVWQRKGRRVTLLQAARLLRQWGFGDEAIERTIRDRFEHEGLDA; this is encoded by the coding sequence ATGCATCTGGCGGTGCGGTATCTGGCTCGCTGGGATCGGACCGTGGCTCAGGTGGAGCAGTTTCTGCTGAGCAAAGGCGCTTCGACTTCTCGGGCAAAACAGGTGATCGGCCGGTTGTCCGATCTTCGGTATCTCGATGATCGGGCCTATGCCGAGCGGTGGATTGAGAGCCGGTTGGCGCGACAGCCGATGGGGCGTGAGCGGCTTCTGGCGGAGTTGCTGGGCAAAGGCATTCAGGAAGCCCTGGCTGAGAAGGCCGTCCAGGACGCATTTTGCGGGATTGATGAAGAAGCTCTGGCCCGGCGGGCGCTGAAGGTCTGGCAGCGCAAAGGACGGCGAGTGACCCTCCTCCAGGCGGCCCGCCTCCTACGTCAGTGGGGTTTCGGTGACGAGGCGATCGAGCGTACGATACGGGATCGCTTTGAACATGAAGGACTTGATGCATGA
- a CDS encoding hypothetical protein (Evidence 4 : Unknown function but conserved in other organisms; MaGe:77307759), translated as MAKAKAEALAMIQKLPDDVTTGTIMEQLFFKQQVEKGLQDVAEGRVITQDELKERVARWRKSAGR; from the coding sequence ATGGCGAAGGCTAAAGCCGAAGCCCTTGCGATGATTCAGAAGCTGCCCGATGACGTCACCACCGGCACTATTATGGAACAGTTGTTCTTTAAGCAACAGGTGGAAAAGGGCCTCCAAGACGTGGCTGAGGGACGCGTCATAACACAAGACGAGCTGAAAGAAAGAGTCGCCCGATGGCGCAAGTCCGCTGGTCGCTGA
- a CDS encoding hypothetical protein (Evidence 4 : Unknown function but conserved in other organisms; MaGe:77307754), with amino-acid sequence MAPQHANLAAGRWQTLTLAEQLANVGSDVARAHRWQQKDPQQCEKAFVRALELLDLTIGDPRWKGRRKELTRVRELLCDAMFGGKEYGSDLASLDRYFYPFAVAARAGR; translated from the coding sequence ATGGCGCCTCAGCATGCGAATTTAGCCGCAGGACGGTGGCAGACGCTCACATTGGCGGAACAGTTGGCCAATGTCGGCAGTGATGTGGCCCGGGCCCATCGATGGCAGCAAAAAGATCCACAACAGTGCGAGAAAGCGTTCGTGCGCGCCTTGGAACTTCTCGATCTGACAATCGGCGATCCTCGCTGGAAAGGCCGCAGGAAAGAACTCACGCGCGTGCGGGAATTATTGTGCGATGCGATGTTCGGTGGGAAAGAGTATGGAAGTGACCTTGCGAGCCTGGATCGGTATTTCTATCCCTTCGCCGTGGCGGCACGCGCCGGCCGGTAA
- a CDS encoding Deoxyribose-phosphate aldolase (MaGe:77307766) — MTPWNLPTLLDHTVLRPDATKADVLRLCLEAKDLGFIVIFVPPCYVDEAVAATAGSTVRVGIPIGFPLGGHTTKTKVAEAMEAVARGAQILDMVINVSRLKSGDQAYVRQDIAEVVKATPSAEHKVILETCLLTQQEKVTACHLVVEAGAEYVKTSTGFSTAGATVDDVRLMKQTVAGKAKVKASGGIRDWKATLAMLEAGADRIGTSASLKILEEWKAAGK, encoded by the coding sequence ATGACGCCATGGAATCTGCCCACGCTGCTCGATCATACCGTGTTGCGACCGGACGCCACCAAGGCCGATGTGTTGCGGCTCTGCCTGGAGGCCAAAGATCTCGGCTTCATCGTCATCTTCGTGCCGCCCTGTTATGTCGATGAGGCCGTGGCGGCCACGGCTGGATCGACGGTGCGGGTTGGCATTCCCATCGGGTTTCCGCTTGGGGGGCACACAACGAAGACGAAAGTCGCTGAAGCGATGGAAGCGGTTGCGCGCGGCGCGCAGATTTTAGACATGGTGATCAACGTGAGCCGCCTGAAGTCCGGCGATCAGGCCTATGTCAGGCAAGACATTGCGGAAGTGGTGAAAGCCACGCCGTCGGCCGAGCATAAAGTGATTCTCGAGACCTGTCTCTTGACGCAGCAGGAAAAAGTGACGGCCTGTCATTTGGTGGTCGAGGCCGGAGCGGAGTATGTGAAAACCTCGACAGGGTTTTCGACTGCGGGAGCGACGGTCGACGATGTGCGGTTGATGAAACAGACGGTGGCCGGCAAGGCGAAGGTGAAAGCGTCGGGCGGGATCAGAGATTGGAAGGCGACGCTAGCTATGTTGGAAGCTGGGGCGGATCGCATCGGTACCAGTGCGAGTCTGAAGATTCTGGAGGAGTGGAAGGCTGCTGGAAAGTAA